The Paeniglutamicibacter sulfureus genome includes a region encoding these proteins:
- a CDS encoding ABC transporter ATP-binding protein, whose product MNTAATGITATANMPLQLIDLTLEYPDGQGTVKALDAVNLGVGAGQMLSLIGPSGSGKSSLLAAAATLIRPASGLVIIDGTTASDLNDAQMTTLRREKVGIIFQQPNLLASLTAVEQLMISDHLRGKPLKPAKARALELLEIVGLADSAKKRPHQLSGGQRQRVNIARALMGEPKVLLVDEPTAALDNTRSESIVRLLAHVTKEFSVATVMVTHDTEFISLTDAVASMRDGVLGLPELVGV is encoded by the coding sequence ATGAACACCGCCGCCACCGGCATAACCGCAACCGCCAACATGCCCCTGCAATTGATCGACCTGACCCTGGAATACCCGGACGGGCAGGGCACCGTCAAGGCCCTGGACGCCGTCAACCTCGGCGTCGGTGCCGGCCAGATGCTCTCGCTCATCGGTCCCTCGGGGTCGGGCAAGTCCTCCCTGCTGGCGGCCGCGGCAACATTGATCCGCCCCGCCAGCGGGCTGGTCATCATCGACGGGACAACCGCCAGCGACCTGAACGATGCCCAGATGACCACTTTGCGTCGCGAGAAGGTCGGCATCATCTTCCAGCAGCCCAACCTGTTGGCCTCGCTGACGGCAGTCGAGCAACTCATGATTTCCGACCACTTGCGCGGCAAGCCGCTGAAGCCCGCGAAGGCCCGGGCCCTGGAACTGCTGGAAATCGTTGGTTTGGCCGACAGCGCCAAGAAGCGCCCGCACCAGCTTTCCGGCGGTCAGCGCCAGCGCGTGAACATCGCCCGCGCCCTGATGGGAGAGCCAAAGGTGTTGCTGGTCGACGAGCCCACCGCGGCACTGGACAACACGCGCAGCGAGTCCATTGTGCGGCTGTTGGCCCATGTGACCAAGGAGTTCTCCGTGGCCACCGTGATGGTCACGCACGATACCGAATTCATCTCGCTCACCGATGCCGTCGCCTCAATGCGCGACGGCGTGCTCGGACTCC